The Glycine soja cultivar W05 chromosome 6, ASM419377v2, whole genome shotgun sequence genome has a window encoding:
- the LOC114416921 gene encoding ABC transporter G family member 35-like — translation MEKSLLIVEEANLSSRSFSGRVSDDKANRSGRKGMVLPFQPLSLTFDEIKYSLDMPQEMKKQGVFEERRELLKGVSGVFRPRVLTALMGVSGAGYSRSS, via the exons ATGGAAAAATCTCTTTTG ATTGTAGAAGAAGCAAACTTATCATCCAGATCTTTTTCTGGAAGAGTTAGTGATGATAAAGCTAACAGAAGTGGAAGGAAGGGTATGGTTCTTCCTTTTCAACCTCTATCTCTCACATTTGATGAGATCAAATATTCTTTAGACATGCCACAG GAAATGAAAAAGCAAGGAGTTTTTGAGGAACGTCGAGAACTTTTGAAGGGTGTTAGTGGTGTCTTTAGGCCAAGAGTACTAACAGCTCTGATGGGTGTAAGTGGTGCCG GCTATTCAAGGAGTTCCTAA
- the LOC114416226 gene encoding protein NETWORKED 1D-like — protein MSKTVELNERATKAETETESLKQELARVEAEKEATLVQYNQCLETISKLEERIKEAEENARRIKEHADIAEKEIEALELQVTKLNEEKEDAALHYQQCMEIISSLDYKLSCAEEEVHRLNSKIVDGVEKLQSSEQKCLLLETSNHTLQSELQSLAQKVGSQSEELNEKQQELGRLWGCIQEERLLEKNTVLENSLSDLNAELDSIRGKVNVLEETCQSLLVEKSNLATEKATLFCQLQSTTEKLEKLSEKSNLLENSLFDVNAELEGLRVKSKLNITHQTLKDLEKLHSELELKHLELKGEREPALQKVEELLVSLYSEREENSKVLKLNEDELAEKELQILILQEDANCKKKEYEEEVDRAIHAQLEIFILQKCIDDLEKKNLSLLVECQRLLEASKMSD, from the exons ATGAGCAAAACAGTGGAACTTAATGAACGAGCTACTAAAGCTGAAACTGAGACTGAGTCCCTAAAGCAGGAACTTGCTAGAGTAGAAGCTGAAAAGGAAGCTACCCTTGTTCAATATAACCAGTGCTTGGAGACAATATCAAAACTGGAGGAGAGAATAAAAGAAGCTGAGGAGAATGCAAGAAGGATTAAGGAGCATGCCGATATAGCAGAAAAAGAAATCGAAGCTTTGGAATTACAAGTTACTAAACTTAATGAAGAAAAGGAAGATGCTGCTCTCCACTATCAGCAATGCATGGAGATAATTTCCAGTTTGGACTATAAGCTCTCTTGTGCTGAAGAGGAGGTGCATAGGCTAAATTCCAAGATAGTTGATGGGGTTGAAAAGTTACAGAGTTCAGAACAGAAATGTCTTCTGTTGGAGACATCAAATCACACTCTGCAGTCAGAATTACAATCTTTGGCACAAAAAGTGGGGTCTCAAAGTGAAGAACTTAATGAGAAGCAGCAGGAATTGGGTAGACTTTGGGGTTGCATACAAGAGGAGAGACTTCTGGAGAAAAATACTGTTTTAGAGAATTCCCTTTCAGACTTGAATGCTGAGCTAGATAGCATCAGAGGAAAGGTAAATGTGTTGGAAGAAACATGCCAATCTCTACTAGTGGAGAAATCAAATCTTGCTACTGAGAAGGCCACCTTGTTTTGTCAGTTACAATCCACAACTGAAAAGTTGGAGAAGCTCTCAGAAAAGAGCAACCTATTGGAAAATTCACTATTTGATGTGAATGCTGAACTTGAAGGGTTAAGGGTAAAGTCCAAG TTGAACATAACTCATCAAACACTGAAAGATCTTGAGAAACTGCACAGTGAATTGGAATTGAAGCATTTGGAACTAAAAGGAGAAAGGGAGCCTGCACTTCAAAAGGTAGAAGAGCTACTAGTTTCCCTATATTCTGAGAGGGAAGAGAATTCCAAagttttgaaattgaatgaagATGAATTGGCTGAGAAGGAGTTACAAATTCTTATTCTACAAGAAGATGCAAATTGCAAGAAAAAGGAATATGAGGAGGAAGTGGACAGAGCTATACATGCTCAACTTGAAATTTTCATCTTGCAGAAATGTATTGATGATTTGGAGAAAAAGAACCTCTCCCTTCTAGTTGAGTGTCAGAGACTTTTGGAGGCTTCCAAAATGTCTGACTAA